One genomic segment of Nilaparvata lugens isolate BPH chromosome Y, ASM1435652v1, whole genome shotgun sequence includes these proteins:
- the LOC120348928 gene encoding KICSTOR complex protein SZT2-like, which produces MAVEEDKVQAKDIQRGRVMIDEILISLRRSVEGFINSFRIPGSTRYFEPIVFATVIVHTPFFTTPAQQVLVQGWKLTKVNVVEFLSAIEKQLQLLEDNIAHVSGLVHDQLAEVRQRQADSEKLVGSLFEENTEKLVLPSKTEISMVSPDSGFINLLRYGMLALRLLPPSSCPNLVVITDGMITLPDIHVLDSVLSQLRNNAVAVSFLHVGSQFHPHCALGLVPYVELMQFIASATTGSYIPSPPAVVFPDMPGKMNIYQISFLTWSFMKGGLGIEPYSGELSKGEWCVRNRRFDGNREPQLLTKKQSEDSLNVTLSSVLCCRMREGYFVKSVYLKDEAVDLCLVLPWSNHIYIEYYVSSDWPPTESVRYAISIKGKHLSSTI; this is translated from the exons ATGGCTGTTGAAGAGGATAAAGTCCAAGCTAAG GATATCCAACGCGGTCGTGTGATGATTGATGAAATTCTTATTTCACTCAGGAGAAGTGTGGAGGGCTTCATCAATTCT TTCCGTATTCCTGGATCCACAAGATATTTTGAGCCGATAGTGTTCGCGACTGTGATAGTACATACTCCATTTTTCACCACTCCTGCACAGCAG GTTCTTGTGCAAGGATGGAAATTGACCAAAGTGAATGTTGTCGAATTTTTGTCAGCGATTGAGAAGCAACTACAATTACTGGAAGACAATATTGCCCATGTGTCAGGTCTCGTACATGATCAATTAGCCGAAGTTAGACAGAGACAG gCTGACTCGGAGAAATTGGTTGGAtcattatttgaagaaaataccGAAAAACTTGTTCTTCCATCAAAAACCGAAATATCAATGGTGAGTCCTGATTCAGGATTTATCAATCTACTGCGGTATGGGATGTTAGCGTTGCGACTTCTACCTCCAAGCAGTTGTCCTA ATTTGGTGGTGATCACCGACGGAATGATCACCCTGCCAGACATCCATGTGCTCGATTCGGTGCTAAGTCAACTGCGCAACAATGCAGTGGCTGTATCCTTCCTGCATGTGGGCAGTCAGTTCCATCCGCACTGCGCGCTGGGTTTGGTTCCCTATGTAGAACTCATGCAGTTCATTGCATCGGCTACTACCGGCTCCTATATTCCATCACCACCTGCCGTTGTATTTCCG GATATGCcaggaaaaatgaatatttaccAGATATCCTTTCTGACTTGGTCTTTCATGAAAGGAGGATTGGGCATTGAACCATACAGTGGAGAGTTATCCAAGGGAGAATGGTGTGTCAG AAATCGAAGGTTTGATGGAAACAGAGAACCTCAACTTCTAACCAAAAAACAGAGTGAAGACTCTCTGAATGTAACTCTTTCCAGTGTTTTGTGTTGTAGAATGCGTGAGGGATATTTTGTTAAG tcTGTTTACTTGAAAGATGAAGCAGTGGATCTATGCCTAGTGTTGCCGTGGTCAAATCACAtctatatagaatattatgtgTCCAGTGACTGGCCTCCGACTGAATCAGTTCGCTATGCCATCTCAATTAAAGGTAAACACCTCAgttcaacaatataa